In Streptomyces longhuiensis, the following proteins share a genomic window:
- a CDS encoding sigma-70 family RNA polymerase sigma factor encodes MSLPISPPPAGPLAAHRLEIPVGTQLYRVHSKRVSSTAFNPRQADLFTGGRFDGTPADPYPHLYAAPTPKAAVAATLLRALPFNPDTGLRVVPFAAVKDRQLTQLRTTEPLQLIDLTTAVSVQAAGGSSELVLSDNLVQARAWSSALRQHNPWAQGLLWPSRLPGERLMVIFGDRCAPNFLIEHITWPLQESANALLADLRAAVQLPLQPTMSFDNFFKAHFLKVCRILNARQDNWELAQEAASRAFEIAYRKWGEVSEHPNPVAWVVYTGRRLLNRAHQKLANRPERALNDSDAGTPCDGLDVASTTADKIALYTAVGALTRDKRECLLMHYLYGYSINEVAEMVNIAPGTVKSRLSAARKDLKESLGYDFREGGKR; translated from the coding sequence ATGTCCCTGCCCATTTCTCCCCCGCCGGCAGGGCCGTTGGCGGCCCACCGACTTGAGATTCCAGTCGGCACCCAGCTGTACCGGGTCCACAGCAAGCGCGTCTCGTCGACAGCCTTCAACCCTCGACAGGCGGACCTCTTCACAGGCGGGCGCTTCGACGGCACGCCAGCGGATCCTTATCCCCATCTCTACGCGGCCCCCACCCCCAAGGCGGCCGTGGCAGCCACACTGCTGAGGGCACTGCCATTCAACCCTGACACGGGGCTGCGAGTAGTGCCTTTTGCGGCGGTTAAGGACCGCCAGCTCACACAGCTGCGGACCACAGAGCCTCTGCAGCTCATCGATCTGACGACGGCGGTGTCCGTCCAGGCCGCCGGTGGCTCATCCGAACTCGTTCTCTCCGACAACTTGGTCCAAGCACGGGCCTGGTCTTCGGCGCTACGCCAGCACAATCCTTGGGCCCAAGGGCTCCTGTGGCCCTCACGCCTCCCCGGAGAGCGCCTGATGGTCATTTTCGGAGATCGCTGCGCCCCCAACTTCCTCATCGAACACATCACCTGGCCACTTCAGGAGAGCGCCAACGCATTGCTCGCCGATCTGCGAGCCGCAGTTCAGCTTCCCCTCCAACCGACCATGAGCTTCGACAACTTCTTCAAGGCTCACTTCCTGAAGGTCTGCCGCATCCTCAACGCCCGGCAGGACAACTGGGAGCTCGCGCAGGAGGCAGCCAGCCGAGCCTTCGAGATCGCCTACCGCAAGTGGGGCGAAGTAAGCGAACACCCCAACCCCGTCGCCTGGGTGGTCTACACCGGCCGCCGCCTCCTGAACAGGGCGCATCAGAAGCTGGCCAACCGTCCTGAGCGCGCCTTGAACGACTCGGACGCGGGCACGCCGTGCGATGGCCTCGATGTTGCGTCAACAACGGCAGACAAGATTGCGCTGTACACCGCGGTCGGGGCCCTGACGCGAGACAAGCGCGAGTGCCTGCTCATGCACTACCTGTACGGGTACAGCATCAACGAGGTCGCCGAGATGGTGAACATTGCCCCGGGCACCGTGAAGAGCAGGCTCAGCGCGGCCCGCAAGGATCTCAAGGAATCACTCGGCTACGACTTCCGTGAGGGAGGCAAGCGATGA